Proteins from a genomic interval of Treponema brennaborense DSM 12168:
- a CDS encoding GntR family transcriptional regulator, with protein sequence MTDSTATQDRSVQATVYTILKNSIMSFQLKPGTVMSTQEIATKLQVSRTPVREAFIRLQRDGLVDIFPQKETIVSRIDLQRVWQERFIREALECTVLDSVAANRTAENLAPLHANIEMQQKVFAAGDYYEYMRLDNEFHHLLFTIGGQELAWETVMDVSSHYARVRFIAVWTAQIMEKNISQHQRLVSAIEEGSAESAHTLMKKHLHQLETEIKDIAVKYPDFFVSAENSNPARRDMLLSL encoded by the coding sequence ATGACAGACAGCACAGCCACTCAGGACAGAAGCGTACAGGCGACGGTGTACACGATATTGAAAAACAGCATTATGAGCTTTCAGCTTAAACCGGGCACCGTAATGAGTACGCAGGAAATCGCGACGAAACTGCAAGTCAGCAGAACGCCGGTACGCGAAGCGTTTATCCGGCTGCAGCGCGACGGTTTGGTCGATATTTTTCCGCAGAAGGAAACGATCGTTTCCCGCATCGATCTGCAGCGTGTCTGGCAGGAACGTTTTATCCGCGAAGCGCTGGAATGTACCGTTTTGGATTCCGTCGCGGCGAACCGAACTGCCGAAAACCTCGCGCCGCTGCACGCCAATATCGAAATGCAGCAAAAGGTTTTCGCCGCCGGTGATTATTATGAATATATGCGGCTCGACAACGAATTTCATCATTTGCTGTTTACGATCGGCGGGCAGGAACTTGCCTGGGAAACGGTTATGGACGTCAGCAGTCATTATGCACGCGTACGGTTTATAGCGGTGTGGACGGCGCAGATCATGGAAAAAAACATTTCGCAGCATCAGCGGCTCGTCTCGGCAATCGAAGAAGGTTCCGCCGAATCGGCGCATACGCTCATGAAAAAACATCTACATCAGCTCGAAACCGAAATAAAAGACATTGCGGTCAAATATCCTGATTTTTTCGTTTCCGCGGAAAACTCGAATCCCGCCCGCCGAGACATGCTGCTTTCACTTTGA
- a CDS encoding protein-glutamate methylesterase/protein-glutamine glutaminase, which yields MKIKVLIIDDSAVVRETMTQILSADPEIEVMGTASDPIFAVRKIQTDRPDVITLDVEMPRMDGLTFLKKINNLTNPIPVVICSSKVEDGSNNAFKAMEYGAAELILKPQMGTRAFLQESQIRICDAVKAAYYSRNKIKRLAATDSLSRTVQPKLTADVILDKAPARLSLETTEKVVVVGASTGGTEALREFLEMLPIDAPGMVIVQHMPEHFTKSFADRLDSLCKVTVKEAEDDDSVVRGRVLIAPGNKHTLLKRSGARYYVEVKDGPLVSRHRPSVDVLFRSASRYAGKNAVGVIMTGMGDDGAKGMKEMHDTGAWTIAQDEASCIVYGMPCEAVKTGGVDEIVPLKNIAAAVLKAVGQIK from the coding sequence ATGAAGATTAAAGTTCTTATCATAGACGACTCGGCGGTAGTCCGGGAAACCATGACGCAAATTCTGTCCGCGGATCCCGAAATAGAAGTGATGGGAACGGCTTCGGATCCTATTTTCGCCGTACGGAAAATCCAGACCGACCGTCCCGACGTTATCACGCTCGACGTCGAAATGCCGCGCATGGACGGGCTGACGTTCTTAAAGAAAATCAACAATCTTACCAATCCCATTCCGGTAGTCATCTGTTCTTCAAAGGTCGAAGACGGTAGCAACAACGCCTTTAAGGCGATGGAATACGGAGCGGCGGAACTGATTTTGAAGCCGCAGATGGGAACCAGAGCGTTCCTGCAGGAATCGCAGATCCGAATCTGCGACGCGGTGAAAGCGGCGTATTACAGCCGGAATAAAATAAAACGGCTCGCCGCGACGGACTCGCTTTCCCGAACGGTACAGCCCAAACTGACGGCGGACGTCATTCTCGATAAAGCGCCCGCGCGCCTTTCGCTTGAAACTACGGAAAAAGTCGTGGTAGTAGGCGCCAGTACCGGCGGAACCGAAGCGCTGCGCGAATTTCTTGAAATGCTGCCGATCGACGCACCGGGAATGGTAATCGTTCAGCATATGCCCGAACATTTTACCAAATCGTTCGCGGACAGACTGGACTCGCTCTGCAAAGTTACCGTAAAAGAAGCCGAAGACGACGATTCGGTCGTGCGCGGACGCGTGCTTATCGCGCCGGGAAACAAGCACACGCTGCTTAAACGCAGCGGAGCGCGCTATTATGTGGAAGTAAAAGACGGTCCGCTCGTTTCGCGGCACCGCCCGTCCGTAGACGTACTGTTCCGCTCGGCGTCGCGCTACGCCGGTAAAAACGCCGTGGGCGTCATTATGACCGGTATGGGCGACGACGGTGCGAAAGGCATGAAAGAAATGCACGACACCGGCGCCTGGACGATCGCCCAGGACGAAGCGAGCTGTATCGTGTACGGTATGCCGTGCGAAGCGGTTAAAACCGGCGGAGTGGATGAAATCGTCCCGCTTAAAAACATCGCGGCGGCCGTTTTAAAGGCCGTCGGACAGATCAAGTAA
- a CDS encoding gluconate 5-dehydrogenase gives MFNTDSFSLKGKTAFITGASYGIGFAIATAFAKYGAKIVFNDIKPELVEKGLAAYKEQGITAYGYVCDVTDEAQVAETVAKIEKEVGTVDILVNNAGIIKRIPMIEMSAAEFRQVIDVDLNAPFIVSKAVIPGMIKNGHGKIINICSMMSELGRETVSAYAAAKGGLKMLTRNICSEYGHANIQCNGIGPGYIETPQTAPLRERQADGSRHPFDAFIVAKTPAERWGTTEDLMGPAVFLASDASNFVNGHVLYVDGGILAYIGKQP, from the coding sequence ATGTTCAATACGGACAGTTTCAGTCTGAAAGGAAAAACGGCGTTCATAACCGGCGCCTCATACGGCATCGGGTTTGCCATCGCAACCGCGTTCGCCAAATACGGCGCCAAAATCGTATTCAACGACATTAAACCCGAACTGGTGGAAAAAGGGCTCGCCGCCTATAAAGAACAGGGAATCACCGCGTACGGATATGTATGCGATGTTACGGATGAAGCGCAGGTTGCCGAAACCGTTGCGAAAATCGAAAAGGAAGTCGGCACCGTAGACATTCTGGTCAACAACGCCGGTATTATCAAGCGGATTCCCATGATCGAAATGTCCGCCGCAGAGTTCCGTCAGGTGATCGACGTGGACTTGAACGCACCGTTTATCGTTTCAAAAGCGGTCATTCCGGGAATGATCAAAAACGGGCACGGAAAAATCATCAACATTTGCTCCATGATGAGCGAACTGGGACGCGAAACCGTTTCGGCATATGCGGCCGCAAAAGGCGGACTCAAAATGCTGACGCGCAACATCTGCTCGGAATACGGGCACGCGAACATCCAGTGCAACGGCATCGGTCCGGGGTACATTGAAACGCCGCAGACCGCTCCGCTGCGCGAACGCCAGGCAGACGGTTCGCGCCATCCGTTCGACGCGTTCATCGTTGCAAAAACGCCCGCCGAGCGGTGGGGAACGACGGAAGACCTCATGGGACCGGCAGTGTTTCTGGCATCCGACGCGTCGAATTTCGTCAACGGGCACGTACTGTACGTCGACGGCGGTATTCTCGCCTACATCGGCAAGCAGCCGTAA
- a CDS encoding response regulator, whose product MASKKILAVDDSVSIRKSISFILSQEGYEVVEAEDGADGLVRAKADKFGLIITDINMPNMDGIQLIKELRQTVEYKFTPIIVLTTENQDSKMQEGKAAGATGWIVKPFASEKLIAVVKKIIG is encoded by the coding sequence ATGGCATCCAAGAAAATCCTTGCAGTAGATGATTCAGTCTCAATCCGAAAAAGTATTTCTTTTATCCTCAGTCAAGAAGGATATGAAGTCGTTGAAGCCGAAGACGGTGCCGACGGTTTGGTAAGGGCGAAAGCGGACAAATTCGGCCTGATTATCACCGATATCAACATGCCGAACATGGACGGCATTCAACTCATCAAGGAGCTGCGGCAAACGGTTGAATATAAGTTCACCCCGATCATCGTACTGACGACGGAAAACCAAGACTCCAAAATGCAGGAAGGAAAAGCCGCCGGAGCGACGGGCTGGATAGTGAAACCGTTCGCGTCGGAGAAATTGATCGCCGTCGTCAAGAAAATCATCGGGTAG
- a CDS encoding chemotaxis protein CheA, with the protein MLEQINEVFFEEANELLESLEGMLLSLEETPTDKEIISAIFRVMHTIKGSSGMFGFDAISKFTHEVEGAFDMVRNGIVPVTPQRINLTLASRDHILKMLKGDDSEATKEQSRLIIDAFKELTAPYRGDTAPKAEPKTAVQPQSSESQQSGESQQSGGLPAEKQTTWRISFTPSQKILCNGTRPSLIIKEIEDMGTATTVLFCQNVPLLSEYDPQLCYLSWDIILTTSHSKNDIEDAFIFLDEESSVKIERIDLSSAENRKIGEILIERKAISKQDLDEILNQQKKLGELLVEKKLISKENLQSALAEQTHIKAVSGAEKSSADKAVEQAVGTGAQQSIRVNSEKLDQLIDLVGELVTFNARLGQLSQKTNNAMLLTLSEQSERLILSLRDTAMDMRMLPIGTIFTRFRRLVHDLASDLHKNIELVTEGAETELDKTVIEKLNDPLIHMIRNSVDHGIETPEKRAAAGKNPQGTVKLVAQHAGAFVLITISDDGAGLDKERIYKKAVERGLVSAGIELPDNEIYEMIFLPGFSTSENVTSVSGRGVGMDVVKKDITSLGGTVSIETTPGKGSNFILKIPLTLAIIEGMMVQIGNADYVIPLTNVEECLEFNPVHEKDGSVCSHIEARGQFLPYINLRTYFEITDPLPASQQVVVVNDQDSKLGIVVDRVIGNHQTVIKPLGMLYKNIQGLSGATILGDGSVALILDIFKLSDVIRKTEAAV; encoded by the coding sequence ATGCTTGAACAAATAAACGAAGTCTTTTTTGAAGAAGCCAACGAATTGCTGGAATCGCTCGAAGGGATGCTGCTTTCGCTGGAAGAAACGCCGACCGATAAGGAAATCATCTCCGCCATATTCCGCGTCATGCATACCATTAAAGGGTCTTCGGGAATGTTCGGATTCGACGCGATTTCTAAATTCACGCACGAAGTCGAAGGTGCGTTCGACATGGTGCGCAACGGAATCGTACCCGTTACCCCGCAGCGTATCAATTTGACGCTCGCTTCGCGCGATCATATCCTGAAAATGCTTAAAGGGGACGACTCGGAAGCAACCAAGGAACAGTCCCGCCTGATCATAGACGCCTTCAAGGAATTGACGGCGCCCTACCGCGGCGATACGGCGCCAAAAGCCGAACCGAAAACGGCCGTACAGCCTCAAAGCAGCGAATCGCAGCAGTCCGGTGAATCGCAGCAGTCCGGCGGCCTGCCGGCGGAAAAGCAGACGACTTGGCGCATTTCGTTCACGCCGTCGCAGAAAATTTTATGCAACGGAACGCGGCCGTCGCTCATCATCAAGGAAATCGAGGATATGGGAACGGCGACCACGGTGCTGTTCTGCCAAAACGTACCGCTGCTTTCCGAGTACGATCCTCAGCTGTGCTATCTTTCGTGGGACATCATTCTGACGACGTCTCATTCCAAAAACGATATTGAAGACGCGTTCATTTTTCTTGATGAAGAATCGTCCGTCAAAATTGAGCGGATTGATCTGTCCTCCGCCGAAAACCGAAAAATCGGCGAAATTCTTATCGAACGCAAGGCCATTTCAAAACAGGATCTCGACGAAATTCTCAACCAACAGAAAAAACTCGGCGAACTGCTCGTTGAAAAAAAGCTGATTTCAAAAGAAAACCTGCAATCCGCGCTGGCAGAGCAGACCCACATAAAAGCCGTTTCCGGTGCGGAAAAAAGCAGCGCGGATAAAGCCGTCGAGCAGGCGGTAGGAACCGGCGCGCAGCAGAGCATCCGCGTCAATTCCGAAAAACTCGATCAGCTGATAGACCTCGTGGGCGAACTGGTAACGTTCAACGCGCGCCTCGGGCAGCTTTCCCAGAAAACGAACAACGCCATGCTGCTCACGCTCAGCGAGCAAAGCGAACGGCTCATTCTGTCTCTGCGCGACACGGCGATGGACATGCGGATGCTGCCGATCGGCACTATATTCACCCGGTTCCGCCGCTTGGTGCACGACCTCGCGTCCGATTTGCACAAAAATATCGAACTGGTAACCGAAGGGGCGGAAACCGAGCTGGACAAAACGGTTATTGAAAAACTGAACGACCCGCTTATCCACATGATCCGCAATTCCGTGGATCACGGTATCGAAACGCCCGAAAAACGGGCCGCCGCCGGCAAAAATCCGCAGGGAACGGTCAAACTGGTAGCGCAGCACGCCGGTGCGTTCGTTCTGATTACGATTTCCGACGACGGCGCGGGACTGGACAAGGAACGGATTTACAAAAAAGCAGTCGAACGGGGGCTCGTTTCCGCAGGCATCGAACTCCCGGACAACGAAATTTACGAAATGATTTTCCTGCCCGGATTTTCCACGTCTGAAAACGTTACGTCGGTTTCCGGACGCGGCGTCGGAATGGACGTGGTCAAAAAAGACATCACCTCTCTGGGCGGTACGGTTTCGATCGAAACGACGCCGGGAAAAGGCTCGAACTTCATTCTGAAAATTCCGCTCACGCTGGCTATTATCGAAGGCATGATGGTGCAAATCGGCAACGCCGATTACGTCATTCCGCTGACGAACGTTGAAGAATGCCTCGAATTCAACCCCGTGCATGAAAAGGACGGCAGCGTCTGTTCTCACATCGAAGCGCGCGGACAATTCCTGCCGTACATCAACCTGCGGACTTATTTTGAAATTACCGATCCGCTGCCGGCTTCACAGCAGGTAGTCGTCGTCAACGATCAGGATTCAAAACTCGGCATCGTCGTAGACCGGGTGATCGGAAACCATCAGACGGTTATCAAACCGCTCGGTATGCTGTATAAAAACATTCAGGGACTTTCGGGAGCGACGATTTTGGGCGACGGTTCGGTGGCGCTTATTCTTGATATTTTCAAACTGTCGGATGTTATCCGCAAAACGGAGGCGGCGGTATAA
- a CDS encoding CheR family methyltransferase has translation MSDQSLYAPMLLSEAEFRKLASFIEKSVGIKMPEQKRLMMQSRLTSRLKALHLTSFKEYIEYVFSGKDTDNNEVIMMIDAMTTNLTEFFREAQHFDYMTNSVLPRFAQEGRSRIKLWSAGCSTGQEPYTLSIVMSEFISRNPGKITDFSVLATDVSTKVLNKAQTAIYPMEAIQNIPLDLKRQYFLKSKNPQTAEVRLKPAIRNRVTFSRLNFMDDDFGFRDTMQIIFCRNVLIYFDKNTQEAVIKKFMQYLEPGGYLFLGHSETIFGMDLPLKTVAPTVFQRI, from the coding sequence ATGAGCGATCAATCTTTATACGCACCCATGCTCCTTTCCGAAGCGGAATTCAGGAAACTCGCGTCTTTTATAGAAAAGAGCGTCGGCATAAAAATGCCCGAACAGAAACGGCTCATGATGCAGTCGCGTCTCACCAGCCGCTTGAAAGCGCTGCATTTAACGTCTTTCAAGGAATATATCGAATACGTGTTTTCCGGCAAAGACACGGACAACAACGAAGTCATCATGATGATCGACGCGATGACCACGAATCTGACCGAGTTTTTTCGGGAAGCGCAGCACTTCGATTATATGACGAACTCGGTATTGCCCCGCTTTGCCCAAGAAGGCCGCAGCCGTATCAAATTGTGGTCCGCCGGCTGTTCCACCGGACAGGAACCGTACACGCTTTCCATCGTCATGTCCGAGTTCATCAGCCGGAACCCCGGAAAAATCACCGATTTTTCCGTATTGGCAACCGACGTTTCCACGAAAGTGCTCAATAAGGCACAGACGGCGATTTATCCCATGGAAGCTATTCAGAACATCCCCCTCGATTTGAAGCGGCAGTATTTTCTGAAAAGCAAAAATCCGCAGACAGCCGAAGTGAGACTGAAACCGGCCATCAGAAACCGGGTAACGTTCAGCCGGCTCAATTTTATGGACGACGACTTCGGATTCAGGGACACGATGCAGATCATCTTCTGCCGCAACGTACTCATTTATTTTGATAAAAATACGCAGGAAGCGGTGATCAAAAAATTCATGCAGTATCTGGAACCGGGCGGATATCTGTTTTTAGGACATTCCGAAACGATATTCGGCATGGACTTGCCGCTGAAAACGGTTGCACCAACGGTGTTCCAGCGGATATAA
- a CDS encoding chemotaxis protein CheW — protein sequence MEEKALTDELYFTFKLGTGKYAVEVTQVKEVLNFESVTKVPKALPYMKGVMNIRGSVVTVIDLRILFGFEASGDLADTDIIVTEINRGAEQPITVGLIADEVDVVTKLERVHSDSVTFGSMPQRTDFIQAVGKLDDAFVLILDLGRILASIEAELSGK from the coding sequence ATGGAAGAAAAAGCTCTGACTGACGAACTCTATTTTACCTTTAAACTGGGTACGGGTAAATACGCTGTCGAGGTAACGCAGGTCAAAGAAGTCCTGAATTTTGAAAGCGTTACGAAAGTTCCCAAGGCTTTACCTTATATGAAAGGGGTAATGAATATACGCGGTTCCGTCGTTACCGTGATAGATTTGCGTATTCTATTCGGTTTCGAGGCTTCAGGCGATCTTGCCGATACCGATATCATCGTTACCGAAATCAATCGCGGAGCGGAACAGCCGATCACCGTGGGGCTGATTGCGGACGAAGTCGACGTGGTAACGAAGCTTGAACGCGTGCACAGTGACAGTGTTACGTTCGGTTCCATGCCGCAGCGAACCGATTTCATACAGGCTGTCGGAAAACTCGACGACGCGTTCGTGCTGATCCTCGATTTAGGCAGGATTCTGGCGTCGATTGAAGCCGAACTTTCCGGAAAATAA
- a CDS encoding STAS domain-containing protein has protein sequence MSKKKTETQTIVWKETVTIENSQEKTQELLNAFNTSKEIALDMSELENIDVTGVQLIIAAQKEAIRKKTVFKIIGTIPPAIASYFTCIGIPVDTIRGGEQFSSNILNPISAGDNNA, from the coding sequence GTGTCCAAAAAGAAAACCGAAACGCAAACCATCGTCTGGAAAGAAACTGTTACTATCGAAAATTCGCAGGAAAAAACACAGGAATTGCTGAACGCGTTCAACACAAGCAAAGAGATTGCTCTCGATATGTCTGAACTTGAAAACATAGACGTTACCGGCGTCCAGCTTATTATTGCCGCACAAAAAGAAGCCATCAGAAAAAAAACCGTATTCAAGATTATCGGAACCATTCCTCCGGCGATTGCTTCCTATTTTACTTGCATCGGAATTCCCGTAGACACCATAAGAGGCGGTGAGCAGTTTTCTTCAAATATTTTGAACCCCATATCCGCAGGAGACAACAATGCTTGA
- a CDS encoding chemotaxis protein CheW — translation MNRQFLSFSLQDTLYAVEVSQVQEVLEYAQPVRLPCTANYVEGLINSRGEGISVINLRTKFDLEQTEHDKNTRIIVLEVSHSGGAAERVTTFGAIADSVEEVIELDDKSIEPAPKFGNSIAGEFIRGIGKKDDRFIVILDVDKIFSEEEAASLHVS, via the coding sequence ATGAACCGTCAGTTTTTATCATTTTCATTACAGGATACGTTGTACGCCGTCGAAGTTTCCCAAGTACAGGAAGTGCTTGAATACGCGCAGCCGGTTCGGCTGCCGTGCACGGCGAATTACGTCGAAGGGCTTATCAATTCGCGCGGAGAAGGCATTTCGGTTATCAATTTACGCACCAAGTTCGACCTCGAACAGACGGAGCATGATAAAAACACCCGCATCATCGTACTTGAAGTAAGCCATTCCGGCGGTGCGGCGGAGCGCGTTACGACGTTCGGCGCCATAGCCGACAGCGTTGAAGAAGTGATCGAATTGGACGACAAATCCATAGAACCCGCGCCTAAGTTCGGAAACAGCATAGCCGGTGAGTTTATCCGCGGCATCGGTAAAAAGGACGACCGTTTTATCGTCATACTGGACGTGGACAAAATCTTTTCCGAAGAAGAAGCGGCTTCACTGCACGTATCCTGA
- a CDS encoding chemotaxis protein CheW has product MSNQYLTFTLNESLYAVNVTQVREVLEYRQPQELPCPDPVIAGLIRSRGQSISVVNMRRKFGFPDAEATADTRIIVLEINTPDHPEKTALFGAVADSVNEVMEIDASAEETPPEVGNSIASEFISGIGQHGEQFIIMLDINYVFTFEEIQCMNTAAAADAAERKA; this is encoded by the coding sequence ATGAGCAATCAATATTTGACATTTACCTTGAACGAGTCTTTATACGCCGTAAACGTTACGCAGGTGCGTGAAGTACTTGAATACCGGCAGCCGCAGGAACTGCCCTGCCCGGATCCGGTGATAGCGGGACTTATCCGTTCACGCGGACAAAGCATTTCCGTCGTCAACATGCGCCGGAAGTTCGGGTTTCCCGACGCGGAAGCGACCGCCGACACCCGTATCATCGTGCTTGAAATCAACACGCCCGATCATCCCGAAAAAACGGCGCTGTTCGGAGCGGTCGCCGATTCGGTAAACGAAGTTATGGAAATAGACGCTTCCGCCGAAGAAACGCCGCCGGAAGTCGGGAACAGCATCGCTTCCGAATTTATCAGCGGAATCGGGCAGCACGGAGAACAGTTCATCATCATGCTCGATATAAATTACGTGTTTACTTTTGAAGAGATTCAGTGTATGAACACGGCTGCTGCAGCCGACGCAGCCGAACGGAAAGCGTAA